The genomic segment GTTAAGCCTAATAAGGGCAGGGTGGTTTCTCCGGTAACCGGTACCATAGATATGATGTTTGATACCGGGCATGCAGTAAGTATTTTATCGAATATCGGCACCGAAATATTAATTCATGTAGGGCTTGATACCGTTAAACTCAAGGGGAAACACTATAAAACTTATGTAAAAAACGGTGATAAGGTAAAAATAGGTGATTTGCTGATTGAATTTGATATAGACGCAATTTTGAGCGAGGGCTACGATGTTATCACACCAATTGTTATTTGCAATACACCCGATTATGCACAGGTTGAGCCGCTTAGCGGGAAAGCTGTGCACGAACTGGATGAACTAATTATACTCAAAAAATAAATTCCCTTTGACAGCGTTAGAAGTAATTTAGAACCCTACCTTTCAAGGAACGGTTCTGAATATAAAAATGTGTAGCCGATAAGCTGCACAAGACAAAAGAGGAGGGTTTTTTTATGATGAAGTATCTGCAAAGACTCGGAAAATCCCTGATGCTGCCGGTAGCATGTCTGCCTGTAGCAGGTATCCTGTTGGGCATTGGTTATTGGATTGACCCCACCGGTTGGGGCGCCAACAATGTGGCTGCTCTGTTCTTGGTAAAAGCGGGCGCCGCGTTGATTGACAACATGGCAATTTTGTTTACCATCGGTGTTGCCATTGGTATGGCGGATGACCGTGACGGAACGGCGGCATTATCCGGCTTGGTATCTTGGCTGATGATTCAAACTCTGCTTGCTCCCGGTGTTGTGGAAATTATCACAGGTGCAGAGGCAAATGCAGCTTTCGGTAAAATCAACAACCAATTTATCGGTATTCTCTGCGGCTTAATCGGTGCTTCATGCTATAACCGCTTTAAAAACACCAAGCTGCCCGATGCGCTGGCGTTCTTTAGCGGCAAACGCTCTGTGGCTATAGTTACCGGTTTGGTTACCATAGTAGTGGCGCTTGTTCTGTTCTTTGTATGGCCGTTTATTTACTCGGCACTGGTTGCTTTTGGTAAAGCAATTCTCGTAACAGGGCCAATCGGCGCAGGTATTTATGCGTTCTTTAACCGTCTGCTTATTCCCGTTGGTTTGCACCATGCCCTTAACTCGGTATTCTGGTTTGACGTTGCGGGTATTAACGACCTCGGCAGATTCTGGGGTACCGCTGCAGAAGCAGGTGTAAAAGGCGTAACCGGCCAGTACATGGTAGGTTTCTTCCCGGTTATGATGTTTGGTTTGCCCGGCGCGGCCTTGGCAATGTACCACACAGCAAAAACCAACAAGAAAAAAATTGCGGCAGGCCTGTTAGGCGCAGCAGCACTTTGCTCGTTCTTAACCGGTGTTACCGAGCCTTTGGAATTTGCATTTATGTTCCTTGCTCCGGCATTGTACGTTGTTCATGCTGCACTGGCAGGCGTTTCGGCTGCTATCTGTGCGCTGCTTCCTGTCAGAGCGGGCTTTAACTTCAGTGCAGGCTTTATTGACTGGGTACTTAGCTTTAAGGCTCCTATGGCGGTTAACCCTTGGTTGCTTATCCCCATCGGTCTCGTATTCTTTGTAATTTACTATGTTCTGTTCCGTTTCATGATCACCAAGTTTAATCTCAAAACCCCGGGCAGAGAAGATGATGACATAGACGAAGCAGAAAAATCCGTGAGACTTTCGAATAAAAACTTTGCGGAAGTAGCCGCAATTATTTTGGAAGGCGTCGGCGGAGCAGAGAATGTTACATCGGTTGATAACTGCATTACAAGATTGAGACTCGAAGTAAAAGATTATACCAAAGTGAACGAGAAGAAAATCAAATCTTCGGGCGTTTCCGGTATTATCAGGCCAAGTAAGACAAACGTACAGGTTATCGTAGGTACACAAGTACAGTTTGTAGCCGATGAGTTTAGCGCTTTAATGTCAGTAAAACAATAACCCCCTTAACCAGCAAAAAGGGCGGGCAGGTTTTCTGCCTGTCCTTTTTGTTGCTTATAAGCGAAAAAAGCAAAGTAGGAGGATTAAATGATAAATAATATTTCTGTGGAAATATGCTGCGGTTCATTAGAAGACTGCCTGGCGGCTCAAAGTGCAGGTGCAGACTGCATCGAATTGGTTACGGCACATTTACTGGGCGGGCTCACTCCGTCGGCAGGCTTGCTGTACAAGGTGAAAGAAAAAGTGCGGCTGCCTGTTTCGGCAATTGTCCGCCCGCGAGCAGCAGGTTTTTGCTACAGCGATGAAGATTTTGAAGTGATGTGCCGCGACGCAAAAGAGTTTGCACGCATTGGTGCGGATGGTATAGTGTTTGGCTTTTTACAGCCTAATGGCAATTTGGATTATGAGCGCTGTGCAAGGTTTTTAGATTGTGTCGGGGATTGTACCCCTGTGTTTCATCGCGCCATTGATGTTGTGGAGGATATGCTCGCAACGGCAGAGCGCTTAATCGGCTTGGGCGTAAAACGTATTCTTACCAGCGGCGGAAAAGAAAACGCCCTTGCAGGGGCACCTACTATCCGAAAATTGGTGCAGCAGTGCGGCGACCGTATTCAAATATTGGCGGGCGGAGGTATCCGAGCAAACAATATAGCACAGGTAATAGCCCAAACTGGGGTGAAAATGGTGCATTTCAGCGGTACAGCTTACCGCGAAGATACATCAACCTGCCGCAACCCAAACCTTAATTTCGGTGCTTCGGTTCTTCCACCAAACGAAAATTTTATTGTTGTAAATAAAAACAATATTAGTGATATTATGACAAATATTTGAATAAACCGCAAGTACTTGTATACTGACACTCTATTTTTAGTATAAGAGTGTATCTATAGGCAAAAACGCTATGGTTACAAAAAACCATAGCGTTTTTTATATATAGTATATAAAATTATTCTCGGTAAATATTATTAAAAAACAAACTCTTGGAGGAAGAAAAATAAAACATTTTCACGATTGCATATTTTAATCAATAGGTATACTATTAGTTGGTAACTTTTTTAATGACTGCTCAGCGCCATGCTCTGGGCAACTTTCAAAAATAGAACAGGGGTGAGAGACGGTGGATGATATGATCAAGGCGCTCATTGAAATTGATAAAAGAGCACGCCAAACAGTTCAAACCGCAAAGGATAAGCGCAATGAGGCAAAGGCTGAGATCGCACAGGAAAAAAGCAAAGTTCACGAGGCCTATCTCAAACGTGCAAATGAGCATATTGAGAAAATGAAACAGCATGCAGATGAAGAAACCTCACAGAAACAGCTTACGATTGAAGAAGGGTTTCGTGTATCTGCGGCTTCATTGGAAACCCAATTTGTCGCAAACAAAGAAAAATGGGTTAACGAAATCATTTGCCGCTGCAAACAAATCTAGGTGCAGATGCCGAACGATTGAATTGCAGAAAGGGGGAAGAGCATGCTGACGTCTTTTTCCAACAAGGCGATTATGACAAAAGCAATGTCGATGTACGGCAAACGTATGACGAACGAACAATATATGGAGCTGCTCCATAAAAAAACAGTTGCAGAAATAGCCGCATATCTGCGCGATGAAACCGGCTACAGCGAGGCACTCAAAGGCATCCAGCCAACAGCCATACACAGGGGGCAGTTGGAGATTTTGCTGCGTAAAGAACGTTTTTCTCGCTACTTGAGATTGATTCATTACGACAACTCGCGTAACGACAGTTACTACCGCTATCTCATTATCGAGATTGAAATCGAGCAGATTTTACAAATGGTACAGTTGCTCAACTCAAACCGCGCCGAAGAATATATTACGCAGTACCCGGCATTTTTAGAGCATAGTTCGCGCGTGAACTTGATGGAGCTTGCAAAAGTACGCAGTTTTGACGATTTGCTGCGTGTATTGGGTGATACCCCTTACGGCAAACTGATTATGCAGTGTCGCCCGCTTGGGGATGAACTCATCGATTATACCAAGTGTGAGGTCATATTAATGTCCTACTACTATCAGCATGTAGAGGATATCATCGACCAATCTTTCCGCGGTAAAACACGCGTTCATCTGCATGAGATATTTCAAACACACTTGGAGCTGATTAATATCAGCACGGTTTATCGGATGAAAAAGTTTTTCCCCGAAACCAAGCCCGAAAACATCGCAAAATGCATTTTGCCGGTGTGGAAGCGCATCCCGCAAAAAGAGCTTGACAGGCTGATTGCCGCACCGACTGCAGAAGATTTTTTGGCTGAAATTGCTGCGTCTCCTTTTGCTAAATTTGTGGGCAGCGACGATTTTACTTTTATTGAGTACAGCACAAGCTGCATTAACTATCATATGAGCAGGCGCTATCTGCGTTTTGCTACCGATGCGCCCACAGTGTTTACCGCATATATGTCGTTATGCCGCATTGAACTTGGCAACATTACAACAATTATTGAGGGTGTGCGATATGGCGTTCCCCCCAGTGAGATTAAAAAAATGCTGATTCTGTGATAATGCAGATGAGCACAAAGCAAATTTACAATTTCATCAAGGCTTGATTGGCCTAAAAGCGGTATTTTACCGCAGAAAGGTGGTGTGATGGATGTCAATTGAAAAAATGACACTGGTTCAGATTACCGGTCATGTAGATTCTCTTGACGAGGTGCTGCGCAAATGCTCCGATACGG from the Hydrogenoanaerobacterium saccharovorans genome contains:
- a CDS encoding PTS sugar transporter subunit IIA, yielding MGLLNKIFGGNKEKNNVILSPVEGEAVPISEVSDPTFGEEILGKGIAVKPNKGRVVSPVTGTIDMMFDTGHAVSILSNIGTEILIHVGLDTVKLKGKHYKTYVKNGDKVKIGDLLIEFDIDAILSEGYDVITPIVICNTPDYAQVEPLSGKAVHELDELIILKK
- a CDS encoding V-type ATPase subunit codes for the protein MLTSFSNKAIMTKAMSMYGKRMTNEQYMELLHKKTVAEIAAYLRDETGYSEALKGIQPTAIHRGQLEILLRKERFSRYLRLIHYDNSRNDSYYRYLIIEIEIEQILQMVQLLNSNRAEEYITQYPAFLEHSSRVNLMELAKVRSFDDLLRVLGDTPYGKLIMQCRPLGDELIDYTKCEVILMSYYYQHVEDIIDQSFRGKTRVHLHEIFQTHLELINISTVYRMKKFFPETKPENIAKCILPVWKRIPQKELDRLIAAPTAEDFLAEIAASPFAKFVGSDDFTFIEYSTSCINYHMSRRYLRFATDAPTVFTAYMSLCRIELGNITTIIEGVRYGVPPSEIKKMLIL
- the nagE gene encoding N-acetylglucosamine-specific PTS transporter subunit IIBC, coding for MMKYLQRLGKSLMLPVACLPVAGILLGIGYWIDPTGWGANNVAALFLVKAGAALIDNMAILFTIGVAIGMADDRDGTAALSGLVSWLMIQTLLAPGVVEIITGAEANAAFGKINNQFIGILCGLIGASCYNRFKNTKLPDALAFFSGKRSVAIVTGLVTIVVALVLFFVWPFIYSALVAFGKAILVTGPIGAGIYAFFNRLLIPVGLHHALNSVFWFDVAGINDLGRFWGTAAEAGVKGVTGQYMVGFFPVMMFGLPGAALAMYHTAKTNKKKIAAGLLGAAALCSFLTGVTEPLEFAFMFLAPALYVVHAALAGVSAAICALLPVRAGFNFSAGFIDWVLSFKAPMAVNPWLLIPIGLVFFVIYYVLFRFMITKFNLKTPGREDDDIDEAEKSVRLSNKNFAEVAAIILEGVGGAENVTSVDNCITRLRLEVKDYTKVNEKKIKSSGVSGIIRPSKTNVQVIVGTQVQFVADEFSALMSVKQ
- a CDS encoding copper homeostasis protein CutC, with the translated sequence MINNISVEICCGSLEDCLAAQSAGADCIELVTAHLLGGLTPSAGLLYKVKEKVRLPVSAIVRPRAAGFCYSDEDFEVMCRDAKEFARIGADGIVFGFLQPNGNLDYERCARFLDCVGDCTPVFHRAIDVVEDMLATAERLIGLGVKRILTSGGKENALAGAPTIRKLVQQCGDRIQILAGGGIRANNIAQVIAQTGVKMVHFSGTAYREDTSTCRNPNLNFGASVLPPNENFIVVNKNNISDIMTNI